The Vibrio tubiashii ATCC 19109 genome has a segment encoding these proteins:
- a CDS encoding HD-GYP domain-containing protein, with protein MVNSHYNASLTLKLYALAAVVFGLYGGRVCPMLETLTSEELFTHVAITFGAVYLLRHFVLHQHTLVKEQKHAQLDTTLMFFASLILAAFYNVYYDFPLDSNLKVLFGMSLFGFFTGLLLQLDSKIKCFDSLNSAERYQFELSGERQSMVKQMIFLISLLLITLTSMLAMVAVKDIFWLEHNPERVLDGTGKVSVIKEFIYISIVLGAYVIAIMVQWSKLMRKVLSAQECSLIEVAKGNISKRVPIFEHDELGSMASLTNQMLDSLESSQDEVKTTRDVAIVSLSALAESRDNETGAHILRTQEYVRALAKHLSQFEEHKPLLTENYIELLYKSAPLHDVGKVGIPDNILLKPGKLTDEEFEIMKRHPEIGAKALSMAEGQLGSNSFLQLAKEISLTHHEKWNGSGYPNGLKGEEIPLSGRLMALADVYDALISERVYKKAFSHEKAKSIILEGNEVHFDPQIVDAFLAIEDEFVAIAHKYRELEAKENELEQLMHA; from the coding sequence ATGGTTAACTCACATTACAATGCGTCTTTGACCCTAAAGCTGTATGCACTTGCAGCTGTGGTTTTCGGTCTTTATGGCGGGCGCGTCTGTCCGATGTTGGAAACGCTGACATCTGAAGAGCTATTTACACATGTAGCAATCACATTCGGTGCTGTTTATCTGTTACGTCATTTTGTCCTTCACCAGCACACACTTGTTAAAGAACAAAAACATGCGCAACTCGATACAACATTGATGTTTTTCGCTAGCTTAATACTCGCTGCCTTCTATAACGTCTATTACGACTTTCCTCTCGACAGCAATCTTAAAGTTCTGTTTGGAATGAGCTTGTTCGGTTTCTTTACCGGCTTACTGCTGCAATTAGATTCTAAAATCAAATGCTTCGATAGCTTAAACAGTGCGGAGCGTTATCAATTTGAACTCAGTGGTGAACGACAATCCATGGTTAAGCAGATGATTTTTCTCATTAGCCTGCTGTTAATCACATTGACCTCAATGCTCGCTATGGTTGCCGTTAAAGACATCTTTTGGCTTGAGCATAATCCCGAGCGAGTATTAGATGGCACTGGTAAGGTCAGCGTCATCAAAGAGTTTATTTATATCTCCATTGTGCTTGGCGCTTATGTCATCGCTATCATGGTTCAATGGAGCAAGTTAATGCGAAAAGTGTTGAGTGCTCAGGAATGCTCTCTCATAGAGGTCGCTAAGGGAAACATTTCTAAACGTGTTCCTATTTTCGAGCACGATGAGTTGGGCTCAATGGCTTCTCTGACCAACCAGATGCTTGATAGCTTAGAGTCGTCGCAAGATGAAGTAAAAACTACGCGCGACGTCGCCATTGTAAGCCTATCAGCACTTGCTGAATCACGCGACAATGAAACCGGTGCCCATATTCTTCGTACTCAAGAGTATGTCCGAGCGCTGGCAAAACATCTTTCTCAGTTTGAAGAACACAAACCTTTACTGACTGAGAACTATATCGAGCTACTCTACAAGTCCGCTCCACTGCATGATGTAGGTAAAGTCGGTATCCCTGACAATATCCTTCTCAAGCCGGGCAAACTCACTGATGAAGAGTTTGAAATAATGAAGCGTCATCCCGAAATCGGAGCCAAAGCCCTCTCAATGGCGGAAGGACAGCTTGGTAGCAACTCATTCCTACAGCTCGCTAAAGAGATCTCCTTAACTCACCATGAGAAATGGAACGGCAGTGGTTACCCTAACGGGCTTAAAGGGGAAGAAATACCGCTTTCAGGGCGATTGATGGCACTAGCGGATGTTTATGATGCACTCATTTCTGAACGTGTATACAAAAAAGCGTTTAGCCATGAGAAAGCAAAGTCTATTATTCTCGAAGGCAACGAAGTCCACTTTGATCCGCAAATCGTTGATGCATTCCTCGCTATTGAAGACGAGTTTGTCGCCATCGCTCATAAATATCGAGAGCTAGAAGCTAAGGAAAACGAGCTAGAGCAATTGATGCACGCATAG